In Campylobacter concisus, one genomic interval encodes:
- a CDS encoding ketol-acid reductoisomerase (catalyzes the formation of (R)-2,3-dihydroxy-3-methylbutanoate from (S)-2-hydroxy-2-methyl-3-oxobutanoate in valine and isoleucine biosynthesis), whose protein sequence is MAISVYYDKDCDLSLIQSKKVAIIGFGSQGHAHAENLRDNGVSVVIGLAKGGKSWAKAEAKGFEVKTVSEAAKGADVIMILTPDELQAEIYKNEIEPNLKDHAAIAFGHGFNVHFGQIKAPANIDVIMIAPKAPGHTVRSEFVRGGGIPDLIAVEQNASGKAKEIALSYACGIGGGRTGIIETTFKDETETDLFGEQAVLCGGLCALVNAGFDTLVEAGYEPEMAYFECLHELKLIVDLMYQGGMADMRYSISNTAEYGDYVSGVRVVGEESRKAMKEVLKEIQNGKFAKDFILERKAGYVRMNAERGIAERSLLNQTGKKLRAMMPWITNGKLIDQNKN, encoded by the coding sequence ATGGCTATAAGTGTTTATTACGATAAAGACTGTGATTTGAGTCTTATTCAAAGTAAAAAAGTAGCAATCATCGGCTTTGGCTCACAAGGTCACGCACATGCTGAAAATTTAAGAGATAATGGGGTAAGTGTTGTTATAGGTCTTGCAAAAGGCGGCAAAAGCTGGGCAAAAGCTGAAGCAAAGGGCTTTGAGGTAAAAACTGTTAGCGAAGCCGCAAAGGGTGCCGATGTGATCATGATATTGACTCCAGACGAACTTCAAGCAGAAATTTATAAAAATGAGATTGAACCAAATTTAAAAGATCACGCTGCTATCGCATTTGGACATGGATTTAATGTGCATTTTGGTCAAATAAAAGCTCCAGCAAACATAGACGTCATTATGATAGCTCCAAAAGCCCCAGGACACACAGTTAGAAGCGAATTTGTAAGAGGCGGTGGCATACCTGATCTTATCGCCGTTGAGCAAAATGCAAGTGGAAAGGCAAAAGAGATCGCACTAAGCTACGCATGCGGCATAGGCGGCGGCAGAACTGGCATCATCGAGACTACATTTAAAGATGAAACTGAAACAGATTTGTTTGGTGAACAAGCTGTGCTTTGCGGCGGTTTGTGCGCGCTAGTAAATGCAGGCTTTGATACGCTTGTAGAAGCTGGATATGAGCCTGAGATGGCCTATTTTGAATGCTTACACGAGCTAAAACTAATCGTTGATTTGATGTATCAAGGTGGCATGGCCGATATGCGTTATTCTATCTCAAATACCGCTGAATACGGTGATTACGTAAGCGGCGTAAGAGTGGTTGGTGAAGAGAGCAGAAAAGCTATGAAAGAAGTTTTGAAAGAGATTCAAAATGGCAAATTTGCAAAAGACTTTATCCTAGAGAGAAAAGCAGGATATGTTAGAATGAACGCTGAACGCGGTATAGCTGAGAGAAGTTTGCTAAATCAAACTGGCAAAAAACTTCGCGCGATGATGCCTTGGATAACTAACGGCAAACTTATAGATCAGAATAAAAACTAA
- a CDS encoding histidine kinase, which produces MNESVFKKIKALPPLDDTVIQIQRLHADENSSISDLTKVVEKDPMLTANILRSANSPLYGFSQEITTIARAISLFGMATIRGFALSSTIKKSFSINLEPYGITTQDFLNISIIQNALMYNWHSKVNPKSLEILSPASFMLEIGKIVLAHELAENKQDVEFREKLKNISSPIDLALFETEILDMSNEEVTAKIFEQWNLETELSSSILYSNNPEEAPDHIKDYAKALKVIKTAVNIFNQLDDISIQNTLPLLDEYGFGHDTFLMAVAKVKDNL; this is translated from the coding sequence ATGAATGAATCAGTTTTTAAAAAGATCAAAGCACTTCCACCACTAGATGACACAGTTATACAAATTCAACGCCTACACGCGGATGAAAACAGCTCAATAAGCGATCTTACAAAAGTAGTCGAAAAAGATCCGATGCTAACAGCAAATATCCTACGTTCTGCAAACTCTCCACTTTATGGATTTTCTCAAGAGATTACAACTATTGCAAGAGCTATTTCTCTTTTTGGTATGGCTACTATTCGAGGTTTTGCGCTTTCAAGTACGATTAAAAAGAGTTTTTCTATAAATTTAGAGCCTTATGGCATTACTACACAAGATTTTTTAAATATCTCGATAATACAAAATGCACTGATGTACAATTGGCATTCTAAAGTTAATCCTAAAAGCTTAGAAATTCTCTCTCCAGCTTCATTTATGCTTGAGATTGGCAAAATAGTTCTTGCTCATGAATTAGCTGAAAATAAGCAAGACGTCGAATTTAGAGAAAAACTTAAAAATATATCTAGCCCAATCGATCTTGCCCTATTTGAAACAGAAATTTTAGATATGTCAAATGAAGAAGTTACAGCTAAAATTTTTGAACAATGGAACCTTGAGACAGAGCTTAGCAGCTCAATACTCTATTCAAATAATCCAGAAGAGGCACCAGATCATATAAAAGACTATGCAAAAGCCCTAAAAGTGATAAAAACAGCTGTAAATATCTTTAATCAACTTGATGATATAAGCATACAAAATACCCTACCTCTTCTTGACGAATACGGCTTTGGACATGATACGTTTTTAATGGCTGTTGCTAAAGTCAAAGATAATTTGTGA
- a CDS encoding ribonuclease R has translation MKEFLTSLLVGIKEKEVSNEDKEILRNLLNLGAVSSHKDKFYLNNGYVCGKLDISQNATGFIMPFDKRFKQDIIVENKNLNNSHLGDIVLAKLLPLKKKRQSAKIVMSLKLANETSVVYTKRFGAAILGVNLKTGLSTTLKATQKSLKMLPLGTLLKINNLNNEIVEVLGNLDDPLSDEKISLAIYNKNDKFSEACELEAKAFGDEVDASMYPNRVDLRNLEFCTIDPVDAKDFDDAIYFDEKKCEIYVAIADVSEYVTAYSAIDSEAKKRGFSIYFPHISVPMLPRALSENICSLKPDVPRLAFCFKISLDANNEVKKEELFEAIILSKRRFNYDEIDEILEGKRECEISWIKPLFKLTTKLRKKRLLHAFDFRTKELRMSLDEEGQISQTRFESDSDSHRLVEDCMLLANKAAAKLITKGVFRNHASPDFKKIDTLLEDLQLLGLDFTYESDLANLIRKIQIKADELGNREEIDKLIIKSQKKAEYSSENLGHFGLGFDRYTHFTSPIRRYSDLILHRLLKAKILKDEKLYNFLLLNIQSTCANLSELEREADKVAYDFMDRKFARWAAANIGKEVRCYVSENQNVLVAKLDDYFVGARIFITGYSANLLQKLVVKITEADIASAKIFAKVVRKIDV, from the coding sequence GTGAAAGAATTTCTAACATCACTACTAGTTGGCATCAAGGAAAAAGAAGTTTCAAACGAAGATAAAGAGATTTTACGAAATCTCTTAAATCTTGGTGCCGTAAGCTCTCATAAAGATAAATTTTACCTAAACAATGGCTACGTCTGTGGCAAGCTAGACATCAGCCAAAACGCAACTGGCTTTATCATGCCATTTGATAAACGCTTCAAGCAAGATATCATCGTAGAAAATAAAAATTTAAACAACTCTCACCTTGGCGATATCGTGTTAGCAAAGCTTTTGCCGCTTAAGAAAAAACGCCAAAGTGCTAAAATAGTAATGAGCCTAAAGCTTGCAAATGAGACAAGTGTGGTCTATACAAAACGCTTTGGAGCGGCCATTTTAGGTGTAAATTTAAAAACTGGACTAAGCACTACCTTAAAAGCGACGCAAAAAAGCCTAAAGATGCTTCCTCTTGGGACGCTACTTAAAATAAACAACCTAAATAACGAAATAGTCGAGGTTTTAGGAAATTTAGACGATCCATTAAGCGATGAGAAAATTTCGCTTGCTATTTATAATAAAAACGATAAATTTAGCGAGGCTTGTGAGCTTGAGGCAAAGGCTTTTGGCGACGAAGTCGATGCTAGCATGTATCCAAATAGAGTTGATCTAAGAAATTTAGAGTTTTGCACAATCGATCCAGTCGATGCCAAAGACTTTGACGATGCCATATATTTTGATGAGAAAAAGTGCGAAATTTACGTCGCAATTGCCGATGTAAGCGAATATGTGACTGCATATAGCGCTATCGATAGCGAGGCTAAAAAAAGAGGCTTTTCGATCTACTTTCCGCACATCTCAGTGCCGATGTTGCCGCGCGCACTTAGTGAAAATATCTGCTCGCTAAAGCCAGACGTGCCGCGTCTTGCATTTTGTTTTAAAATTTCACTTGATGCAAACAACGAGGTAAAAAAAGAGGAGCTTTTTGAGGCGATCATCCTTTCAAAAAGGCGCTTTAATTACGACGAGATAGATGAAATTTTAGAAGGCAAAAGAGAGTGTGAAATTTCATGGATCAAGCCACTTTTTAAACTCACCACAAAGCTTCGCAAAAAAAGGCTTTTGCATGCATTTGACTTTAGGACAAAAGAGCTGAGAATGAGTCTTGATGAAGAGGGTCAAATTTCGCAAACTAGATTTGAAAGTGACTCCGACTCGCACAGATTAGTCGAAGACTGTATGCTTTTAGCAAATAAAGCTGCCGCAAAGCTCATCACAAAGGGTGTTTTTAGAAACCACGCATCGCCTGATTTTAAAAAGATAGATACTTTGCTTGAAGACTTGCAGCTTCTGGGGCTTGACTTTACCTACGAGAGTGACCTTGCAAATTTGATAAGAAAGATCCAAATAAAAGCCGACGAGCTAGGCAACCGCGAGGAGATAGATAAACTCATCATCAAGTCTCAAAAAAAAGCTGAGTACTCAAGTGAAAATTTAGGCCACTTTGGGCTTGGATTTGATAGATACACACACTTTACAAGCCCTATTAGACGCTACTCTGATCTCATTTTACACAGGCTCTTAAAGGCTAAAATTTTAAAAGATGAGAAGCTTTACAACTTCTTGCTTTTAAATATCCAAAGCACCTGCGCAAATTTAAGCGAGCTTGAAAGAGAAGCCGACAAGGTAGCCTACGACTTTATGGATAGGAAATTTGCACGCTGGGCAGCAGCAAACATTGGCAAAGAGGTGCGTTGCTACGTGAGCGAAAACCAAAATGTCTTGGTTGCTAAGCTTGATGATTATTTTGTTGGAGCTAGAATTTTTATAACTGGATACAGCGCAAATTTACTTCAAAAGCTTGTTGTAAAGATCACAGAGGCCGACATCGCAAGTGCTAAAATTTTTGCAAAAGTGGTAAGAAAGATCGATGTATAG